A stretch of the Nicotiana tabacum cultivar K326 chromosome 6, ASM71507v2, whole genome shotgun sequence genome encodes the following:
- the LOC107815185 gene encoding protein BEARSKIN2-like — MATSSGGVPPGFRFHPTDEELLHYYLKKKISFQKFDMEVIREVDLNKIEPWDLQEKCKIGSTPQNEWYFFSHKDRKYPTGSRTNRATNAGFWKATGRDKCIRNTFKKIGMRKTLVFYRGRAPHGQKTDWIMHEYRLEDADDPQGNQSDDGWVICRVFKKKHLFKGGNEGGGATSSDQMNSTSSHQSRVFNSQYLLQQQGGHGLNYSHIPLALPQYNSHLQLQPQNFIPNKPLGYHDFSALPTSDHQSPLMVKQLMSSADSGCSDQNLPYQPEVGSSCEHHQNLNEWGMIASSHGQLAHGQEDDDSAKNAGVRFDDANASSMSQINQLSLRGEMDFWGYTK, encoded by the exons ATGGCTACATCTAGTGGCGGTGTTCCGCCGGGCTTCCGATTCCATCCGACGGACGAAGAGCTTCTTCATTACtacttgaagaagaaaatttcgTTTCAGAAGTTTGACATGGAAGTTATCAGAGAGGTCGACTTGAATAAGATTGAGCCCTGGGATTTGCAAG AGAAGTGCAAGATTGGATCAACTCCACAGAATGAGTGGTACTTTTTCAGCCACAAGGACAGAAAGTATCCGACAGGATCAAGGACAAACCGAGCAACAAATGCAGGGTTTTGGAAGGCCACAGGGAGGGACAAATGCATAAGGAACACCTTCAAGAAGATAGGTATGAGGAAAACCCTAGTTTTCTACAGAGGAAGAGCTCCCCATGGCCAAAAGACTGACTGGATCATGCATGAGTACAGGCTTGAAGATGCTGATGACCCTCAAGGAAATCAAAGT GATGATGGCTGGGTGATTTGCAGAGTTTTCAAGAAGAAACATTTATTCAAAGGTGGAAACGAAGGGGGTGGGGCAACCTCATCAGATCAAATGAACAGCACATCAAGCCACCAATCTCGCGTCTTCAACAGCCAATATCTACTACAACAGCAGGGCGGCCATGGCCTAAACTATTCCCATATCCCCTTAGCTTTGCCACAATATAATTCTCACCTCCAACTTCAACCTCAAAACTTCATTCCTAACAAGCCATTGGGCTATCATGACTTCTCAGCACTCCCTACTTCTGATCATCAGTCGCCCCTTATGGTGAAGCAATTAATGTCGAGCGCCGATAGCGGCTGCAGCGACCAGAACCTCCCTTACCAGCCGGAAGTTGGAAGTAGTTGTGAGCATCACCAGAATTTGAATGAATGGGGAATGATAGCCAGTTCCCACGGCCAGCTCGCACACGGACAGGAGGATGATGATTCAGCCAAAAATGCAGGGGTCAGGTTTGATGATGCAAATGCATCCTCCATGAGTCAAATCAATCAGCTTTCCCTGCGCGGGGAGATGGATTTCTGGGGTTACACTAAATAA